The Euphorbia lathyris chromosome 3, ddEupLath1.1, whole genome shotgun sequence genome contains a region encoding:
- the LOC136222987 gene encoding IAA-amino acid hydrolase ILR1-like 4, producing MSFFSWVSLLFFLHFLDLISTSTSTSDGHPSEDISTRFLDFAKRKELVDWMVGVRRKIHENPELGYEEFETSNIIRAELDKLGVHYKHPFAVTGVLGFIGTGKPPFVALRADMDALPLQEMVEWEHKSKVPGKMHACGHDAHVTMLLGAAKILQDHQNELKGTVVLLFQPAEEGGGGAQKMIDEGALENVNAIFGLHVDPSLAVGHVASRPGPLLAGSGFFEAVISGKGGHAAIPQHSIDPILAASNVIVSLQHLVSREADPLDSQVVTVAKFQGGGAFNVIPDSVTIGGTFRAFSKESFMQLRQRIDEVVTGQASVQRCKAITDFLEKERPFFPPAINNKELHDYFRIVAVDMLGKDKVKDMQPLMGSEDFAFYQEAIPGYFFFIGMQNETRKKLPFAHSPLFEVNEDTLPYGAALHASLAARYLLEFQSQVPLPGAIHHDEL from the exons ATGAGTTTTTTCAGCTGGgtttctttgcttttcttcttGCATTTCTTGGATTTAATTTCTACCTCTACCTCTACCTCTGATGGCCACCCATCCGAGGATATTTCAACAAGGTTTCTCGATTTCGCTAAGAGGAAAGAGCTTGTTGATTGGATGGTCGGTGTAAGGAGGAAGATACATGAGAATCCAGAATTGGGTTATGAAGAATTTGAGACTAGTAATATTATAAGAGCTGAATTGGATAAATTAGGTGTTCATTATAAACACCCGTTTGCAGTTACTGGTGTTCTTGGTTTTATTGGGACGGGTAAACCCCCTTTTGTTGCATTAAGGGCGGACATGGATGCTCTCCCTTTACAG GAAATGGTGGAGTGGGAGCACAAGAGTAAAGTTCCAGGAAAGATGCATGCTTGTGGACATGATGCCCATGTCACTATGCTTCTTGGAGCAGCAAAAATCCTTCAAGATCATCAGAATGAGTTAAAG GGAACAGTTGTTCTTCTTTTCCAACCAGCTGAGGAAGGAGGTGGTGGAGCACAGAAAATGATAGATGAAGGAGCATTAGAGAATGTGAATGCCATCTTCGGATTGCATGTTGATCCGAGTTTGGCGGTAGGTCATGTGGCTTCCAGGCCTGGTCCTCTACTGGCTGGGAGTGGATTCTTTGAAGCAGTTATAAGTGGAAAAGGAGGTCATGCTGCCATCCCTCAGCACTCAATAGACCCAATTTTGGCAGCTTCTAATGTCATTGTTAGCTTACAACATCTTGTTTCAAGGGAAGCTGATCCACTCGACTCACAG GTTGTCACAGTTGCAAAATTCCAAGGCGGTGGTGCGTTCAATGTTATTCCTGATTCGGTTACAATTGGTGGaaccttccgagctttttcaaaagAAAGCTTTATGCAACTGAGGCAGCGTATCGATGAG GTGGTCACAGGGCAAGCTTCTGTACAAAGGTGTAAAGCAATAACTGATTTCCTTGAGAAGGAGAGACCCTTTTTCCCTCCTGCCATAAACAATAAAGAGTTGCACGACTACTTTAGAATCGTTGCAGTAGATATGCTTGGCAAAGACAAAGTTAAAGACATGCAACCATTGATGGGATCCGAGGATTTTGCCTTCTACCAAGAGGCTATCCCTGGATACTTTTTTTTCATTGGAATGCAAAACGAGACACGTAAAAAGCTTCCGTTTGCTCACTCACCCTTATTTGAAGTCAATGAGGATACCCTTCCTTATGGTGCTGCTCTTCATGCATCATTAGCTGCTAGGTATCTTCTCGAATTCCAATCACAAGTTCCTCTTCCAGGGGCAATACATCATGACGAATTGTGA